DNA from Labrus bergylta chromosome 3, fLabBer1.1, whole genome shotgun sequence:
AGCACAATTGTTTGAGTGAGCGGTGTAAGACACTTGCTGTTTTAAGATGTGCTTAAAGTTGAAGGATTCTTGTAAAAGTACCACAAGGCGTGGTGTATATGTACCAGTTTGAATAAGTGTTCTAAGTCTAGAGGACCTTAGTTTTACTGGACTAGTAGAAGACAACTTGATTCAAGTTTAAGAAAGGTGGCAGACATCTTGATCGTTTGATTAGCCCTCAATCACATTCATAAACATCTAACCCTTAAGTTTGATCTGAAAAAACTCCTTACAATGTTGCATATGTTATTTCCTTGCATTGTTCTTGAAATAGACTGTTAACATAGTCTCTCTTAAAACTTAACGTTAGTGACAATCCAATGGTTTTACTTGTGAATTATTTGATGAAGCAACTGTATGAAATATCTGTAAAACAAATGGCGTGAATATAGGCTGTAAACCAGTCATAGGAGGCTGTGGTAATATTGTCAGTCGGAGATGTCAAAGAATGGAAATATCTTCACATCAGAGTTGTAACTGCTTTATGTGCGTTTTCTGTCTTTGCTGAAAGTGCAGAAAATGAGGCGACTATAGTCGGATAACTTTGTTAAGCGCTTTATTGTGCAACAAACACTTGTTTTACTGacttaaaatcaaatgtatgtaACGCTGGAAATTAACATATTTCAGAGTCCAGAGGTCAGGAAGACCCCTGATACTTTCCTCTTAATAGACAGGATTTAAACTTTGAGCATCCAGTGGGCAGCTTCAAGAACTCCTATTTTACTCTTTGAACTTTCACCAgatatttttataaaaaaaaaaaaaaaactatccagAAACTATTGTGTGGGTTGAGTCTCTGTGGGTTGATCTGGGCTGAAGTCCTGCTTCCAAATGAACTCGGGGCAGTACAGGTCGTCATGGTTACAGTTGACAGAGCATGTGTAGATGGCCAGTGTCCCCCAGTCAATACTTGCTCCTGTTGAGTCCTCGCACAGACTGTTTAACAGCTGGGGCATCAcctaaagacagacagacacacacactttaataaCTACATGAATTGGACACAAACCAAATCAAACAATGAATTTAAATACACTGCACTGAATGtggatttattttaagtttttaaaatatcaagtataagagaaaaaacactttttccatCTGAGGCTGCACACTTGAATATGACCATCCATTTCTACAAACAGATTTAATGGTTGTCCTGGAGCAGTTTATCAAGCAAATAATGCAACTTTCTGAACAAATTCATTGCAAAAAACAAGACTGTAGCACGGCTAGTTTCACCAAATACATGAATGCACTTCAACTGGGCCTGTTTGCCATCATAGACCTGAATATAATACTAAATAAACTTTGCACAATGAGCATTTTATCACTCAAAACATACCTGAAATTTACGAATTAAGTAAGTCTCTAAGAGGTCAGGTAAGTGAGCATTCAATAGGCAATGATTACCTGGAACTCAAAGGTCCTCTTGGCGCCACAGGTGCATGATGGGATATCCTGATCTGTAGGGATGTGCTTTGAAGAGATCCACAAAGGGGAGCCACCTCGGCTGTAACGCACCACCTGAACCCAACAAAACACAGTGAGCTGCACACAGAGTACAACTAAACATCTGTGTAGATGTTGATTGCTTCATATCATAGCCATGTTCctcatatttgtttatttttttaaatacctggTGCGGCTCTGGTGCGATCTTCTTTTTGAACCGCTGGAAGACTTCGTTGTCTTCAGTCTCATGCATAGCCATCTCCTCCAGGTCTGTCTCTATCAGAGCTGGACAGAAAAAGTCAGGAGAAAGGCTTTAGAAAGACCTGCTGatttaagaaataaatgaaacatcagCATGGCTAGACGTTTCAATAAGTTGTCTTTGTAGTTGGTACTTGAagtcacatttaatgatttcttCTCACCTACATACATTAGATTAGTTCATGTGACAGAATGCTTACTGCTTTCTATAGATGGACAATTTGCagtttctgcttcttcttctgcctcctttgtttctttctcttccacatcctccccctcctcctcaggcTCAGTGACCAGCTCTGACTCAGGGAAGACAAAAGGAGACGTGACGACGGTCGCTTCTGTagagataaaaaacaaagaaataaacagcAAATTCATAATGTTTTCAAATTACAGCTGGAACAAGTCTCTTGTTTGGCTGCCGATGTAGGAAAATCTCACACAtccatttttaattaagaaCATAAAATGACACACACCTTGGCTGCAGCACTCCTTCTTGTGACTGTGTTTCCAATGAAGGGTCTGGTGGTGCTTCCCACAGTATGTTACACTGTGACAGCGGGAGCAGGCCTTGGTGCCGGGGCAGCCACAAACCCAACACAGTTTTACTCCAGAAGGGGACAACACACTCATGTTCGGTTCATAATCATGAGGCGGTTCATCTTCTggggaaagaaggaaaaataagtcaataaatgcaaatgtcctgacagaaacatttgatctgtaaatgtattttattgatgTGTTTGTATTAAGGTATTTGCGCTGACTAAACTCAAAAAGTCAGAAAGTGCTGCAACATAAGTAGACCTCATGCTGTTCAAAAACAGAGGACAACATCACACTTAAGCTAAACTTTGgttaaaatacatataaaaacaagaaaaaaaaaacaaagacatataTATTAACTGAAACTTTTCAATTTGTTCGTAAAATAAAGATTTCCTACAATCTCATGTTTAATATTAGCACTTAAAAGTCAATGTTAAATGACACTCTTACCTCAACAACACTTTATGTATGTAGCTCTTGACCATATAAAGTGATGAATAACTACTCTTAGACAGAAACCCTGGCATATAAACACACCTGATGGAGGGTTGTAGGGGTAGAAGGCATTCCTCCTGCTTAGCTGACTTCTGAAAActgaagagaaaagggagagaaaacagaaatctGTCAGAAAAATGACTGAATGCAATTACTGCCTTATATTTAGGGATATTTccctttattttaatttttgtaacacacacacacacacacaaataaaaacacaagctaGACAATGTTGTTGCCATATGTTACTGTTGGACCATAGAACATGTACAACCCCACCTATAAATAAATCAGGagctatttacagtctatgatcaggAGAGATATGTTTGAAATGCCAGTTGCTGTGTATTTAATATAAGgacattaagaaaaaatatctaaatttgAAGCATTGCAAGAATAATGCAATGTAATTTGAACATACATGAAAAAGTGACAGCCTACAGGTACCTTTCATACAGCGGCTGTCGTTCAATGTGTAGCACTCCCGAGTCTTGCAGCAGAACAGAAAGAGCGTCCTGTGAAAACATCTGTCATCGCCAGAAATGGGTGCATACACCTGCATGAACCATGAGAGAGTTATTTTTCACAAGAGGGAGAGTTTAATTAGATCCAGCCACACCTTAAAGGCTGGTTAGAAGCAAACAGATGCATGAAGTGAACAGACATCACAAATCCATCATACAGTACctcatctatttttaaaaagaataaaactgaGACAGAAGTTAACTAATCTGCCTGACTACTTAAAAGTAAGATACTTTGGGATTATTAATTGTCAAAAAATGCAGAACAGGCTACTTATCTTCTCTTAAACGAATTTAAAAAGTATCCAAAATCCCCAAATATATTTTATGAAGTAAACAAACTCTTTTCTAGTAGCTGGCTGGCTTCCTGGTACTTTTAATCTTACTGGTAGTTTATGGGTGGAGGATCCCTAGTGTCTACCTTCTCAGGGACACTAACCTGCAGTAGAAAAGCCATGGGCAGGCGGCAGATCTCACACTCCAGCCCAGGCAGTGAAGGCAGGCCACCCTGGCTGAGCCACGCCGGTTTCCCTCCCACTTTGCTGGGGAACTGCGGGGACAGCAGCCGCCACGGCTCCGCATCCTCCAGAAAACCCAGCACTACCTCCGCAGTGGACATGCTGCTGGCGCTGGACATGTTAGCGGGGTTAACTGTCATAAAGGAAACTGTAGagctgttatttatttacagtctacaaaaacacaacacatgcaaCACGCGTGAAGTTCACTAAAGCGTCCGTGAGGAAACATTGACCACCTGGTGTTATGTTCCGCTTTCCTCGATGCTCTTACTTTAAACATATTCATAGGTAATAGGCTACTAACCTAGATGTATAtgatatgtgtgtctgtatttggtAACCTGATATTTCATAGCTTGCGTGACACTCTACGTGCCGTAAGGTTTTCAGTTTGAACATTTGATGAGGTTATTAATCAATGTGTCTATTCTCGatgaccactagagggagcaCATGTACAATCAATAGGCTGTTACAGCAGGCCTACATGATTTCTGTATTTATATGTTAAGATACTTTATTCTGACGTTCAAAGTAGTTGTTTTCTACTCCATAGCTCGATAGCTAGTATATGCATCTCTTTCATTgacaattaaaaacaatgtaattcatgttttaagtaCAATGCATTATTATagattaaaacacacaaaaacttaatataaagaatttaaaatgttttccccATGACTATCATGCTACGTGTGTCAATTTATATAGGACATAATAGACAGTGTTATATGATATATGTAGCACAAGTGTCAAAATAGACCCATCTGTAGTGTggataataataacaacagcCTGTTTGCCAGATAGAACAAAAAGAGCTAAAAGTGCAAACTAAGAATAGCCTACTGATTGTGATTATAACTGAGTAAAAGTTGGTGTGCTTTTTGATTCTTTACATTTGTTTACTTCACACAGTTAAGTAACATTTGCTATAATGTGGTTAAAATTGAACAGTGAGAACATGAAAGCAAAAAGAGGGACAACTGGAAGGCCTGTAATAATTAATAGACTAATAGCTTAttgttacacacaaacacacacacacacacacacacacacacacacacacacacacacacacacacacacacacacacacacacacacacacaccgtgatGTCACTTAAAGGGGAGTTCTGACAGTCTGTGTATCTGAGTGGACGGACACAGATTGTAACAAACAGTAATTGAATCCCCGCTCTTTTATTCGGACTTTTGTTCATTATTAAATCAACCATGGAACTACAAATGGACACCAAGTCAGGTTGGGGTTTGACCGGGGTGAGCAAAAGTTCACATTTATTGTAATTGAACCATGGAAACTAAAAGGAAGCGGGCAGCTGATGAACCGTGGTAACCCAGCAGATAACGGAAGAATGGACGTTTTGAAAATTGGACTAAACCGGGACTAAAACCACATGCCCGGGTCTACCCGAGATATATGTCACCCTCCTCCCCGTTCCAGATGCCTCCTCGGGGCGATGGGGGCTACAAGCCAGCGCCGGTGTCCCCTGCGCCGCCTGTCCCGCCTAGGAGGGTCCGAAGCCGGGACAGGGGCTCCGGCAGGACGCGGCGGTCCGGGACAGGGGCCGGAGCTGGAGCAGCGGAGAGGCGGGTGAAATGTGTGCTGGTGGGAGACGGAGCTGTGGGGAAAACCAGCCTGGTGGTCAGCTACACCACCAACGGGTACCCCACTGAGTACGTTCCCACCGCGTTTGACAACTTCTCAGGTAATGTTTATTCAAAGCAGCTTTTATCATAAAGGACAGATAGCTATGTGTATTAAACTGAGACATTTTACATCtgttaaagacatttttaaatgattttcctTTAGggtatttataaaaaataaccCGACAGATCCTAGTCTATTAGGTTGAAACCATAATTAAAAATTCAAGAAACAACTAGAAATTGATTGATTCTTTTTTGGCGGATTTGCAATAAGATCATTGCTGATAGGCTTAGGCTACTATTATTGAAGTGTCTTTACTCA
Protein-coding regions in this window:
- the pdcd2 gene encoding programmed cell death protein 2 isoform X1; translation: MTVNPANMSSASSMSTAEVVLGFLEDAEPWRLLSPQFPSKVGGKPAWLSQGGLPSLPGLECEICRLPMAFLLQVYAPISGDDRCFHRTLFLFCCKTRECYTLNDSRCMKVFRSQLSRRNAFYPYNPPSEDEPPHDYEPNMSVLSPSGVKLCWVCGCPGTKACSRCHSVTYCGKHHQTLHWKHSHKKECCSQEATVVTSPFVFPESELVTEPEEEGEDVEEKETKEAEEEAETANCPSIESTLIETDLEEMAMHETEDNEVFQRFKKKIAPEPHQVVRYSRGGSPLWISSKHIPTDQDIPSCTCGAKRTFEFQVMPQLLNSLCEDSTGASIDWGTLAIYTCSVNCNHDDLYCPEFIWKQDFSPDQPTETQPTQ
- the pdcd2 gene encoding programmed cell death protein 2 isoform X2, which encodes MTVNPANMSSASSMSTAEVVLGFLEDAEPWRLLSPQFPSKVGGKPAWLSQGGLPSLPGLECEICRLPMAFLLQVYAPISGDDRCFHRTLFLFCCKTRECYTLNDSRCMKVFRSQLSRRNAFYPYNPPSDEPPHDYEPNMSVLSPSGVKLCWVCGCPGTKACSRCHSVTYCGKHHQTLHWKHSHKKECCSQEATVVTSPFVFPESELVTEPEEEGEDVEEKETKEAEEEAETANCPSIESTLIETDLEEMAMHETEDNEVFQRFKKKIAPEPHQVVRYSRGGSPLWISSKHIPTDQDIPSCTCGAKRTFEFQVMPQLLNSLCEDSTGASIDWGTLAIYTCSVNCNHDDLYCPEFIWKQDFSPDQPTETQPTQ